The region ATGGCTATATCTTGTACACTATAAAACCTAAAGCGGGCTTGCCAGATAGCTCCGTCATCAATAACCAGGCATTTATCTATTTTGACTATAATCCTGCCATTGAGACCAACATTGTCTATAACACGCTGGTGGACAGGTTACCTGCCAAGGCTGTTCTGGCTGTAGAAGATGCGTTGGGAGAGGCCACACCAATTGTTTTTCCAAACCCTGCAGCAGATAAACTGAACATTAGCTGGCCAGCCGGCAGTTCACCCTATACGTTGTACAGCCTCTCCAACAGCCGGGGGCAACTGGTTCTTCAGGCAAAATTTAAATCCGGTTCGGTTCATCAATTAGATGTGCGCATGCTTCCTGCTGGTTTATACTTTCTTCGGACAACAAGGCAGGAAGGGACGTTTGTTAGAAAGATATTGATCCAATAGCTACAACCAGAAAAGGCAGGTGATTTACCTGCCTTTTCTGGTGAATAAATCTTGGTTACACCTTCCGCTGGTTTAGCAGTTTTCAGTCAGTATTGGAACTCTGGGGCCAGTTAGACCTGGTAGTAGGCTTCAGCTAGACTCGTTTATAAATCATCTTATCGGGTCCGATATTTATCTTTTATGCTCATAGATAAGTTGCACCACTCCGGACCTGAATTTATTCACTTCTTTTAGTTTGAGGTTTATTCGTTCAGTGAGGTTTTGGAAAAGGGGTTTGCCGGTTCCTAACACAATTGGATGAACGGAAATGCGGTAGATATCGATCAGTCCAAGCTGGTTGAACGTTGTGATAAGCTTTGCTCCGCCATATAACCAGATATCCTTGCCACTCTGCTGTTTGAACTCAGCAACTTTTTCAGGGATCCTAGAAGTGATAAAAGTAACGTCATGATCCTGCCGCTCCTGGCTGGAGAATACGACTTTCTTTTTGGCATGAACACTTGCCCATAGCGATTTTTCCGTTTCGCTTGCGTCTGCTTCGGGTTTGTAGCTTCCCCACATATCATAGCTGACCCTGCCGTAGAAAATGGTATCTATACTTGAAAGAAAGCCTTCGAAGTCCATGTCATCGTCCAGGATACACCAGTCAATCTCTCCATTTGGCCCTTCAATAAATCCGTCGAGGCTAACCGCCAGATCTAAAATTATCTGCTTCATTTGGCTTACGTGATAAGTTAAAGTAGAAATGAATTTTCTGTACGGAATAGTTATGCGGCTCGTACACGCTATGCGCGAGGCGTAGCCAGGTAAAAAGCCTGTGCCATGTTATCGGTTTGGTGTACGATTCTATTGCATGCCCTTAACCTTTATTCTTTGCGCACCTTCGGGTATAGTAATCTAAACGAATTGGAAACAGCTTGATGCATGATGGTGGCATGGTCTACCTGAGGCAAGTAGTCAAAGTACACGTTTATGCTTTTGCTTTTTGTTTCTTTTAGTTTTTCTGCCAGTAAATTTGCATCTACTTCCATTACTCTGGGAATAGCAGTTGGTGTAAGCCCTTCCTTTCCTACGCCAATATAAACATCGGTTTGTTGGGTAATGCCGCCTTCCAGAAACTTGAGTTTATGATCAAGCAAAGAGCCATTGTCCCACCACAGACTCGGACTGATGATAACGTACTTGTTGAATAAAGTCGGCTTCTTAAATAAAATCTCTGCCGTTAAAAGCCCGCCTAATGATTGCCCGATTATCGTCTTAGAACTGTTCGTTTTATATTTCTTCTCTATAAATGGCTGCAGTTCTGTTTCTAAAAACGTGATAAATTTATCGGAATGGCCTGTTGTGGGATATCGCTTTTGATCTTCCTCTATGCTAGTCGGGAATGTGAAGTCTCTTCTCCTATCGACAGTGGCGATGCCAACAACTATAGATTTCGGAACCTGGTTTATCCATTCAAAACTGTTGAATTGCACGAGGCCAACTACATGAATAAAATCCTCGTCTGCCGAACCGTCAAGAAGATAAATAACAGGATATCGTACCGTATCTTTCTTGCTATATCCTTCGGGAAGGTAAATATTTAAAATTCTTTTTTCGCCAAGTTCCTTTGAGTGAACTTCATCAATCAGTCCAAGTATAAAAGGCTTGCTGCTGTCTTTCTTTTCCGGCCTGCTTACCTGACCAAAGGTTAGCGGCGCAGAGAAGGTTAGAATTAGAAGTAAAAGGATTCTGTTCATCTGTTAAATACTCGCGTTTCGTTCATAACAATCAACCCTTAACGGTTAGTACATAAGGTGAGCGAGGCGTAGCCACAGTTTGGCTTATGTGCGGGGTTAGCGGCTGGTATTTTTATAGTTCAACTTCAAATAAGTTATTGATGATTTTCTTAACTGCATCTCTTGTCCTCGGCACATTATCAACTTGTAAATACTTTTGAAGTCTATTTGCGACTATCTCTGGCTTTGGGTTATCAGTTAGTGTCGGCTGGATTTCTCTCATCCATAATGATTGATTTAATCTTTCATCAATAGTTGTACAAAATATTAAAGCATCAAGAGCTATCAAGCTTAGAGGTCTTCCTTTAGTTAACCATTTATCGGCTCTGTTCCAATTGAAGCAAGAACTTGCAGCAACATGTCCCCAATTACTACTTATATTGATTGCTTTATGTGCATTATGTTCAATCCAATCAAGCACTTTCTCATACCTGATGTAATTCAAGGCATTTATACATTCGTTGAGATACTTCTCGTCAAAAGTTTCTATTTCTGCAATTAATGTGTCTAAAGCTTCATCTTTATTCAAAGTCTTTGCGATGTCCATAGCACGAAGTATAAAGTCGTCTACTTTTTCTTGATTGTACATTCAAATTGTCTCTGATATAACCGCCAACTACTGTACATGCGAAAACATACGCTTATCTGCATTATAGCTTCCACTACTTCCTGTTAAAGTATAACCGGTCATACCCGATCAGCAGGTCGGCGCGGGAGCCGGGTGGGCGGTAGTAGATCAGGATATCGTAATCATTGCCGGTCTCGAAATGGCTTCCCTCAAAGTAGCTGTCATCTGGTGCCGCTGTACCGGACTTTAAAGTATAATAGTAGTTATAGTAGCCCTGCTTCAACAGCATGCGGCCAGTGTAAACCTGGCGCTCGGCATCATAAGTCAACTTCGCTTCCTCCGACTGGCGCCAGTTGGTCAAATCGCCTTGCAGGTATACTTCGCCGGGCACTTTGTCCGAGACCTGCAGTTCAAAGTCCACCCAGGTATAATCACCGTTCACATCGCCGTTGCCATACTGGCGGTTGCCGAAAATGCGCTTGCCATTAATGTCCGGGTCCTGACTGTAGGCAAGGCCGCTGCGGCTCTGGTCTGTCTGTAAGAATACCACGGCCGGGTTCTGCTGCAGGTCAATGTTATCTACCCCTATACCTTTATAGTTCAGGCTGCGGGTATCAAACGCGCGGAATTCGCTGTGGCCTTTAAAAAGCTCTTTCGGATCAAAGAATACGTATTCCAGCCTACGCTGGGCATCATGTATGTAGGTAGGGCGGGCAAGGCGCTTAGCGGTGTCCCAACGGTAGTTCTGGCGCATCACGGCCTTTACCTCTGCTGCTGGGTTCACGAGGTCGTAGTCGGCATAAAACACGTTAAACTCTACCGGCTGCCTGGTCTCGCGGCCCTGCGGACCGAGCGAGGCTCCCAGTTTGGACGCCACTGTTACCAGTTCCTGGTACACCATAAAACGCTGTGTGAGCAAGAGCTTTCCTCCCTCCTCCTGCACCACCAGCAGGTAATTGCCGCTCAGTTTTACGCGCGGTACCCGGAACTTGTAGTGCACATAATTTACGCGGGTGTTCACCGAGTTCTGCGCATCGGTAATAAAGAATTCGTTAAACTCGTTGAGGAACTGCGTATCGCTGAGGGAGGAGGGTTTCCAGTTGGCGTCGCAGTGAACGAGCCTGGCCTGCAGGCGGTTGGGTGCGGCGTTCAGGCGGTCAAACTCAAGTATGATAGGTTTGGTCTGATTGATGGGAACAACAGGCGGCTCCAGCACCTCCTCCTCAAAACCGGTGGCCACATAGGCCTGCACCGACTGTATACTTTCGTCGTACACGAAATCCTCATAGCGCAACTGCGATTGTGTAGCGCTACTGCTCTGCACCTGCTGCTCTATCGGAACACAGGCCACGGTGCCAACTGCCAGCGCACCGGCAATCAGGTAAGTATAAGTTAATCTTTTCAGCATGCTCGTCTGTTCAGGCCATACTCTGCAGTACAGCCACATGGTTATCAGAACGAATATAGCTAAAAAGTATAAACCTGGGTTACAACAGGGGCCGATACAATAGATTTATACTTCCGAAAGCTTACTCTTCTTTTAAATGTGTTTCCACAAATATCCCAGCTTCCAACGTTTTCTGTACAGGGCACTTGGTGGAGATCACTCTCAGCCGTTGGCGTTGCTCCTCGGTAAGGTTGCCTGTGAGCCGTAGGTGCTTGGTAACGCGGTTAAGTTTTGCCTCCTTCTCCCCGCACTGGGCACAGTCCACAGCGTGGACGCGCTCGTGCCGCAGGCTCACTTCTGCCCGTTCCAGCGGCCAGCCCTTTCGCTGCGCATACATGTGCAGGGTAATAACGGTGCACGACCCGAGGGCGGCTAATATGTAATCATATGGGTCTGCGCCCTCTTTTATACCCTCGGCCACGCCGGACTCGTCGATTACCATCTTGTCTACGCCGGCGCTGATGTGGGCCACCAGGGGGGAGCTGCTGTCGGTATACACCGTGATGAAACCCTCTTTTTCCTCTAAGCTCATAGTTTATACTTTAGGGATGCTAAGTATAGTATAAGGTATGGCTGCAGAAAAGTTTTGAGCGCGTGAAGTATAAATGCTCCGGCTTCAGGCCGCCCAGCCAGTGTGGCTGGCGCTTTCCCTTCATAAGAATGCTCTAAGGCAGATTAGATTTAAAACCGCAGCACAAAGGTGGTCCCCTGCCCCAGTTCGGACTGGACCGAAATAGTGCCCTTGTGCAGGCGCATCATCTGGCGTGAGAGGCTGAGGCCGATGCCCGATCCGGTTTTTTTGGTGCTGTAGAACGGGATGAAGATCTTAGCCATGGCCTCTTCCGTCATGCCCGGCCCGTTGTCTGACACAGAGATGGTGATGCGGCTGCGCCCGTCCAGGGAGGCGCGCAACGCTATTTGCCCATCCGGCTGCTCATGCACGGCTTCGGTGGCGTTTTTCACCAGATTGATGAGCACCTGCTCCACCATACTTCTGTCGGCGGAGAGGAGCATGTTTTCGCGCGGGGCCTGCACCACCAGCTGAACCTGCTGCCGTGCCAACTGCTCGCGCAGCAACAGCTTTATCTCCTGCAACAGTTCCCCCACATCAAACCGCGACATCTGCGGCACCGAGATGGTAGTCAGGTTACGAAACTCATTCACAAAACGGATAAGTCCCTCGGAGCGGCGGCTGATGGTTTGCAGGCATTGGCCGATATCCAGGAGCTCCTCGCGCAGCAGGGTTATCTCCTCGGCCTCCGTATCGGTAAACGTATGGATCTCCTCGCAGGCGCTGGCCGAAAGCGACGAGATAGGCGTCACGGAGTTCATGATCTCATGCGTCAGCACGCGGATCAGCTTGCTCCAGGCCTCCATCTCCTTTTCCTCCAGCTCCATCTGTATGTTTTGCAGCGAGGCCAGGCGCACCCTATCCCCCAGCAACGACAGCTCTATGACGTGCACCGACAGGTGGGCCTGCTCGCCCTCCTGCCGCACAGGCACCAGTACCTTGTCGCCGCTCTCGAGTTGCTGCAGTCCCAGCGCCAGCTCCGGACTGACCTGCTGTAGCTCCTGCACCCGCCGCAACTGCCCCACCTGTAATAGCTTTTTGGCGGCATTGTTGAGCAAAAGGATACTTCCGTCGGGTTTGTAGGTGATGATGCCGATGCCTATGTGCTGCACAATCACCTCGAAGTATTGCAGGTGCGCCTCCTTCTCGGCCCGCACTTCCCGGAACTTCGCCATCACCTCGTTTAGCTTTTGCGCCAGCTCCCTTTGCGTTTTCCCCGCGGGCCCCACATGAAATTGCTCGGTGAAGTCATCATACTTGATGGAATTGAGAAAACGGAGAAAAAGCCTGTTGGTCCGCTCCATGTAGTGCATCAACAGCCCTATCTGCAAAAAGATAAAGAGCCCCAGCCCCAACAGCGTGCCGCGGTACTCCTCACTGAAATCTATCCGGGCAAAGGCAAAGACTGATGCTGCCAGCAGCAGCACGCGCAACAGTAGCTGTAACTTGTAGTGCCTATAGCTCATACTTCTCGAGTCTTCGGTACAGCGCCCCCCGGCTAAGGCCCAGCTCCTTGGCTGCTTTGGAGATGTTGCCCTCATGCTTCTGCAGAGCCCGCTGCACCGCCTCCCGCTCCAGGTCATCCAGGTCCAGGGTTTGGGCGGTAACGGCTGGCGCAGCAGGAGTTTGCTCCTCGGCCAGAAAGAAGAAATCCTCGGCCTGCAGCTCGCGGTTGTCGCTCATAATCGAGGCCCGCTCCAGCGCATGCTGCAGCTCGCGCACGTTGCCGGGCCAGCTGTAGCGGCGCAAGCGGGCCAGCGCCGATTCGCCCAGGCGCTTGACAGGTTGTTTATACTTCTGAGCGTACTCCTGCAGAAAATGGGAGGCAAAAAGCGCCACGTCCTCCAGGCGCTCGCGCAGGGGCGGCAGGTGCAGTTCCACGGTATTGATGCGGTAAAGTAAATCCTGCCGGAACTCCCCGCGCTGCACCATCTCCTTCAGCGGCATGTTGGTGGCGCAGATCAGCCGCACGTCTACAGGAATGGGCTTGTTGGTACCCACCCGGATGATCTCGCGCCGTTGCAATACCGTGAGCAGTTTGGCCTGCATGGCCGGCGAAAGGTTACCGATCTCATCCAGAAAAAGGGTGCCGCCGCTGGCCGCCTCTATCCTGCCGATCCGGTCTTCCTTGGCATCGGTAAAAGCGCCCTTTTTATGGCCGAACAACTCACTCTCGAACAACGATTCGGTGATAGCACCCATGTCCACAGTTACGAATACTTTGTCGGAACGGGAGGAGCTTTCGTGAATGGTGCGGGCGATGACTTCTTTGCCGGTGCCGTTCTCGCCCAGCAAAAGTACATCGGCATCCGTTTTGGCCACTTTATCGATGATGGAGAAAAGCTGGCGCATGGCATTACTCTCGCCCTGGATAATGTCTTTGCCGGTGCTGAGCTGTGAACTGAGGGCACGGTTAACCGCTTTCAGTTGGCTTACTTCTTTGTAGGAGTGGCGCAGTCTGGCAGCAGATGACAACGTGGCGATCAGCTTCTCGTTCTGCCAGGGCTTCAGCACAAAGTCGGTGGCTCCCTCCTTGAGCGCCCGCACGGCCATCTCCACATCACCGTATGCGGTTATCATCACCACCACTGCCGAGGGGTCATACTTCAGGATTTCCCTGAGCCAGTAGAACCCCTCCTGGCCGCTCGTAATATCCTGGCTGAAGTTCATGTCGAGCAGGATCAGGTCGAACTCCTCGTTGGAGAGCAGGAACGGAATCTTCTTCGGGTTTTTCTCCATCACCACTTCCCTGGCATGGTGCTTCAGGAGCATCTTGGCCGAGAACAGCACGTCCTCGTTATCGTCTATTACCAGAATGCGTCCCAGATTTTGTTCTTCCATAGTTTTAGGTGCGTTTATGCCTCGCTTCTTGATCAGCTAAAGGGTGGTATAACAATACTGTGCCAGCTTTAGATACATCTAATATAGTGATTCTGCGGCTTATTCTATACTTGTGTTGTCCGGTGATGGACAGAAAGTGTCCGGCACCGGACATAGTCGATATGCTATACTTGCCTATACTTGCAGCCAGTGCCTTTTTTATTTTTGGCACAGCGCTTGGCAATAACCAGGTAGGCCTGCCTCGCTTCAGGACGGCCTGGAAATGAAACTGGCAAATCCATACTTCTAAAACTATGTTAAAACTGTACTTCCTCACTGCCTTCCGCGCGCTGCTCCGCAACAAGAGCTACAGCCTTCTCAACATTGCGGGCCTCACGCTGGGCATTACCTGCAGCATCCTGCTTTTCCTGGTGATAAAGTATGAGCTGAGTTACGATACCTTCCACAGCAAAGCCGATCGCATTTACCGTGTTACCACTTACTTCAAGACCGAGGAAGGCGAGCAAGAGCATACCGGCATCCGTTTCCCGATTCCGAAGCTGCTCCGTAGCAATGATAACCTGGGCATGGAGAATACGACTATTATTTACAGCGAGGAGACAGCCCAGATCAACGTCCTGGGCCAGGACAACGGGGTGCAACGACGCTTCTTGGAGGAGAAGCCCATTGCCTTTGTGGAGCCACAGTACTTCGATATTTTCGATTTTGAGACAGGCGCCATAGACCCGCGCCCGGCACTGGCAGAACCGAACAACGTAGTGCTGACGCAAAGCGTGGCCGACAAGTATTTTCCGGAGGGGAATGCGATCGGGAGGTTAATCAAGTTTAATAATATTATTACGCTGAAAGTAAGCGCTGTTATGCCCGACCCGCCTTCCAATTCGGACTTCCCTTTTTCCATGCTGATCTCCTACCCTTCGTTCCGAAACTATACGAAGTTTGAGGTCGACAACTACAATATGCTCACCAGCAATTTTCAGCTATTTGCGTTGCTGCCAGAGGGGGCATCCCCAGCGGCCAAACAGGCAGAGATATCAAGTTTCGTGCAGCGCCACCGGGAGCAGAACAAAAGGGTGGCGGAAAGCTTTGTGCTGCAGCCCCTCAGCGATATACACTTTAACCCTGAGTTGGGCAACTTCGGCCAACGCACCATTGCCAAAGAAATTATCTGGTCGATGGCGCTGGTAGGCATTTTCATGGTACTGGTGGCCTGCATCAACTTTGTGAACCTGGCCACCGCACAGGCCGTGAAGCGTGCCAAGGAAGTGGGTGTGCGTAAGGTGCTGGGCAGCAGCAAAAGCCAGCTGGTGCTGCAGTTCATCGGCGAGACCTTCCTGATCACCTTGCTGGCCACCCTGCTGTCGGTTATACTTACGGAGCTTGCCCTGCCCTACCTCAACAGCCTACTGGAGCTGAAAATCACATTTACTGTACTCCAGGACCCGGTGCTGTTGTTTTTCCTGGTAGCGGAAGTACTGCTGGTCACGCTGTTTGCCGGTATTTACCCGGCCATGATCCTGGCAAACTTCCAGCCGATTGCAGCCCTGAAGAGCCGCATCAACACGCAACAGGTGGCAGGCTTGCCCATCCGGCAGGCCCTGGTGGTACTACAGTTCACGATCTGCCAGGTACTCATCATCTGCACCATCCTGGTAAACGAGCAGATGGACTTCTTTAGGACCAAGTCGCTGGGCTTTAACAAAGATGCCGTGGTAACCATTCTACTGCCAAACCAGGCCGGTGAGAAAATACAGCCCCTGCGCGACGAGCTGCTGAGCAACCCTGTCGTGCGCCAGGTGAGTTTCTCAGGCGCTCCGCCATCCTCTAACTTTACCTGGGGCTCCAACTTTGCCTATAACAACTCCAGCGAAGACGCCACATTTGAAGCCAACCTGAAGTTCGCCGATGAGCATTACCTGAACCTGTATGACATTAAACTGGCGGCCGGAAGAGCCTACACCAACGCAGACTCGGCCTCTGTGATGATAAACGAAACTATGCGCCGCAAGCTTGGTATTGAGAGTCCCGCGGACGCGATCGGCAAAACGATGCGCATCGGCAGTGACTTCAAGGCAACTATTGTGGGCGTAGTGGAAGACTTTCACCAGACCTCGCTGCACCGGCCTATCGATCCTATTATTCTGTTTACCTCCAAAACGGAATACCTGTTCCTCAATGCCAGAGTTGACATAAGCCAGAAGCAAGAGGCGATTGCTCACCTGGAGAAAGTATGGAATATGGCTTACCCGGATGATGTGTTCAGCTATGAGTTTCTGGATGAAACAGTCGCCAACTTTTACCAGGAAGAGGCGCGCCAAAGCAAGCTGTTCAAGGTCTTCTCCTTCATCGCCATACTTATAGGCTGCATTGGCCTGTACGGCCTGGTGGCCTTTATGGCGACGCAGCGCACCAAAGAGGTGGGCATCCGCAAGGTGATGGGCGCCTCCGTGTTCAGCATCGCCTCCCTGTTTTCCAAAGAGTTCATCAAACTGGTGCTCATAGCGTTTATACTTGCTGCGCCGATCGCCTACTACATCTTCAGCCTGTGGCTCGAGGACTTTACCTACCGCATTAGTATTGGCTACTGGCCGTTTCTACTGGCCGGGGTAGCTACACTCCTGATCGCGCTGCTGACCATGAGCACCAAAGCCATACAGGCGGCGCTGGCTAACCC is a window of Pontibacter kalidii DNA encoding:
- a CDS encoding type IX secretion system plug protein, producing MLKRLTYTYLIAGALAVGTVACVPIEQQVQSSSATQSQLRYEDFVYDESIQSVQAYVATGFEEEVLEPPVVPINQTKPIILEFDRLNAAPNRLQARLVHCDANWKPSSLSDTQFLNEFNEFFITDAQNSVNTRVNYVHYKFRVPRVKLSGNYLLVVQEEGGKLLLTQRFMVYQELVTVASKLGASLGPQGRETRQPVEFNVFYADYDLVNPAAEVKAVMRQNYRWDTAKRLARPTYIHDAQRRLEYVFFDPKELFKGHSEFRAFDTRSLNYKGIGVDNIDLQQNPAVVFLQTDQSRSGLAYSQDPDINGKRIFGNRQYGNGDVNGDYTWVDFELQVSDKVPGEVYLQGDLTNWRQSEEAKLTYDAERQVYTGRMLLKQGYYNYYYTLKSGTAAPDDSYFEGSHFETGNDYDILIYYRPPGSRADLLIGYDRLYFNRK
- a CDS encoding dihydrofolate reductase family protein, whose translation is MKQIILDLAVSLDGFIEGPNGEIDWCILDDDMDFEGFLSSIDTIFYGRVSYDMWGSYKPEADASETEKSLWASVHAKKKVVFSSQERQDHDVTFITSRIPEKVAEFKQQSGKDIWLYGGAKLITTFNQLGLIDIYRISVHPIVLGTGKPLFQNLTERINLKLKEVNKFRSGVVQLIYEHKR
- a CDS encoding ABC transporter permease — protein: MLKLYFLTAFRALLRNKSYSLLNIAGLTLGITCSILLFLVIKYELSYDTFHSKADRIYRVTTYFKTEEGEQEHTGIRFPIPKLLRSNDNLGMENTTIIYSEETAQINVLGQDNGVQRRFLEEKPIAFVEPQYFDIFDFETGAIDPRPALAEPNNVVLTQSVADKYFPEGNAIGRLIKFNNIITLKVSAVMPDPPSNSDFPFSMLISYPSFRNYTKFEVDNYNMLTSNFQLFALLPEGASPAAKQAEISSFVQRHREQNKRVAESFVLQPLSDIHFNPELGNFGQRTIAKEIIWSMALVGIFMVLVACINFVNLATAQAVKRAKEVGVRKVLGSSKSQLVLQFIGETFLITLLATLLSVILTELALPYLNSLLELKITFTVLQDPVLLFFLVAEVLLVTLFAGIYPAMILANFQPIAALKSRINTQQVAGLPIRQALVVLQFTICQVLIICTILVNEQMDFFRTKSLGFNKDAVVTILLPNQAGEKIQPLRDELLSNPVVRQVSFSGAPPSSNFTWGSNFAYNNSSEDATFEANLKFADEHYLNLYDIKLAAGRAYTNADSASVMINETMRRKLGIESPADAIGKTMRIGSDFKATIVGVVEDFHQTSLHRPIDPIILFTSKTEYLFLNARVDISQKQEAIAHLEKVWNMAYPDDVFSYEFLDETVANFYQEEARQSKLFKVFSFIAILIGCIGLYGLVAFMATQRTKEVGIRKVMGASVFSIASLFSKEFIKLVLIAFILAAPIAYYIFSLWLEDFTYRISIGYWPFLLAGVATLLIALLTMSTKAIQAALANPVVSLKSE
- a CDS encoding OsmC family protein — its product is MSLEEKEGFITVYTDSSSPLVAHISAGVDKMVIDESGVAEGIKEGADPYDYILAALGSCTVITLHMYAQRKGWPLERAEVSLRHERVHAVDCAQCGEKEAKLNRVTKHLRLTGNLTEEQRQRLRVISTKCPVQKTLEAGIFVETHLKEE
- a CDS encoding sigma-54-dependent transcriptional regulator; amino-acid sequence: MEEQNLGRILVIDDNEDVLFSAKMLLKHHAREVVMEKNPKKIPFLLSNEEFDLILLDMNFSQDITSGQEGFYWLREILKYDPSAVVVMITAYGDVEMAVRALKEGATDFVLKPWQNEKLIATLSSAARLRHSYKEVSQLKAVNRALSSQLSTGKDIIQGESNAMRQLFSIIDKVAKTDADVLLLGENGTGKEVIARTIHESSSRSDKVFVTVDMGAITESLFESELFGHKKGAFTDAKEDRIGRIEAASGGTLFLDEIGNLSPAMQAKLLTVLQRREIIRVGTNKPIPVDVRLICATNMPLKEMVQRGEFRQDLLYRINTVELHLPPLRERLEDVALFASHFLQEYAQKYKQPVKRLGESALARLRRYSWPGNVRELQHALERASIMSDNRELQAEDFFFLAEEQTPAAPAVTAQTLDLDDLEREAVQRALQKHEGNISKAAKELGLSRGALYRRLEKYEL
- a CDS encoding alpha/beta hydrolase, which encodes MNRILLLLILTFSAPLTFGQVSRPEKKDSSKPFILGLIDEVHSKELGEKRILNIYLPEGYSKKDTVRYPVIYLLDGSADEDFIHVVGLVQFNSFEWINQVPKSIVVGIATVDRRRDFTFPTSIEEDQKRYPTTGHSDKFITFLETELQPFIEKKYKTNSSKTIIGQSLGGLLTAEILFKKPTLFNKYVIISPSLWWDNGSLLDHKLKFLEGGITQQTDVYIGVGKEGLTPTAIPRVMEVDANLLAEKLKETKSKSINVYFDYLPQVDHATIMHQAVSNSFRLLYPKVRKE
- a CDS encoding sensor histidine kinase, whose protein sequence is MSYRHYKLQLLLRVLLLAASVFAFARIDFSEEYRGTLLGLGLFIFLQIGLLMHYMERTNRLFLRFLNSIKYDDFTEQFHVGPAGKTQRELAQKLNEVMAKFREVRAEKEAHLQYFEVIVQHIGIGIITYKPDGSILLLNNAAKKLLQVGQLRRVQELQQVSPELALGLQQLESGDKVLVPVRQEGEQAHLSVHVIELSLLGDRVRLASLQNIQMELEEKEMEAWSKLIRVLTHEIMNSVTPISSLSASACEEIHTFTDTEAEEITLLREELLDIGQCLQTISRRSEGLIRFVNEFRNLTTISVPQMSRFDVGELLQEIKLLLREQLARQQVQLVVQAPRENMLLSADRSMVEQVLINLVKNATEAVHEQPDGQIALRASLDGRSRITISVSDNGPGMTEEAMAKIFIPFYSTKKTGSGIGLSLSRQMMRLHKGTISVQSELGQGTTFVLRF